A single Sylvia atricapilla isolate bSylAtr1 chromosome 11, bSylAtr1.pri, whole genome shotgun sequence DNA region contains:
- the QARS1 gene encoding LOW QUALITY PROTEIN: glutamine--tRNA ligase (The sequence of the model RefSeq protein was modified relative to this genomic sequence to represent the inferred CDS: inserted 1 base in 1 codon), translated as MEEPGPALSGCVQWLWLAGPASASPSRGKGESWGHQTGQDIRQGWQEDTGLRQPKFHRSGEAWEHWDERCTRAASGYGEERRERTLGWRGQGTTHXSGGAGNTEAAWLGINRAEAATATRSSPQDFGHVRPQSRHGPSQGRRRRTGHTGGAGTSRGARGAGRGARGAGRGARGAKRREFRERDLTRAPPPDPPPVPPPTWLPPPPVSLNDATARALSPPPARPLARSEPVPPSHWPRRSALTAGWLGRDPPPGGGGSMAAAAAATAMAAEEAEESLGLFTGIGLSEAKARETLRNGSLSALLRRAVLQARSALGPALDKATGTLLYNTAARLKDPKHLGFLVDYIARREILTDLQLNAALEYVRSHPLEPLDVADFERACGVGVCVTPEQIEEAVEAVISKHRAELLAERYHFNMGLLMGEARNQLRWADGKTIKNEVDLQVLHLLGPKTEADLEKKPKVAKARVAPAEKQKVAVVENGDMGAETQSLLEQLRGEALKFHKPGENYKTEGYVVTPNTMALLKQHLAITGGQVRTRFPPEPNGILHIGHAKAINFNFGYAKANGGVCFLRYDDTNPEKEEEKYFTAIREMVEWLGYQPYAVTHASDYFDQLYTWALELIRRGQAYVCHQKVEEIKGHNPPPSPWRDRPVEESLLLFEDMRKGKFGEGEATLRMKLVMEDGKMDPVAYRVKFTPHHRTGDKWCIYPTYDYTHCLCDSIEHITHSLCTKEFQARRSSYFWLCNALDVYCPVQWEYGRLNLLYTVVSKRKIIRLVETGAVRDWDDPRLFTLTALRRRGFPPEAINNFCARVGVTVAQATMEPHLLEACAREVLNEHAPRAMAVLEPLKVTITNFPAPKALEVLVPNFPADESRGFHKVPFHQTVYIEETDFREEADKGYKRLAPGQPVGLRHTGYIITVQNVIKDISGRVIELEVTCTKADVAEKPKAFIHWVSVPLACEVRLYERLFLHKNPEDPSEVPGGFLSDLNPDSLRVVHNALVDSSVHSARPFDKFQFERLGYFSVDPDSEQGKMVFNRTVTLKEDPGKA; from the exons ATGGAGGAGCCAGGACCTGCTTTGTCTGGTTGTGTCCAGTGGCTCTGGCTGGCAGGACCTGCCAGTGCCTCTCC CTCGCGGGGCAAaggggagagctggggacaccagaCTGGACAAGACATCAGACAGGGGTGGCAGGAGGACACTGGACTGAGGCAGCCAAAGTTCCACCGGTCTGGGGAAGCCTGGGAACATTGGGATGAGAGGTGTACCAGGGCAGCGAGCGGGTAtggggaggagagaagagaacGGACACTGGGCTGGCGGGGCCAAGGGACCACGC CATCCGGGGGAGCCGGGAACACCGAGGCGGCTTGGCTCGGCATAAACCGTGCTGAGGCCGCCACCGCGACCCGCTCTTCACCCCAGGACTTTGGGCACGTTCGTCCCCAAAGTCGTCACGGGCCGTCGCAGGGCAGGCGGAGACGCACAGGGCACACCGGGGGCGCGGGCACCAgccgcggggcgcggggcgcggggcgcggggcgcggggcgcggggcgcggggcgcggggcgcAAAGCGCCGGGAGTTCCGGGAGCGGGATCTGACACGTGCTCCGCCCCCGGACCCGCCTCCCGTCCCGCCCCCCACGtggctgccgccgccgccggtcTCTTTAAATGATGCAACCGCCCGCGCGCTGAGCCCGCCTCCCGCGCGCCCATTGGCCCGGTCGGAGCCGGTGCCCCCCTCCCATTGGCCGAGACGGAGCGCTCTCACTGCCGGTTGGCTGGGCAGGGACCCGCCTCCGGGCGGAGGCGGCAgcatggcggcggcggcggcggcgacgGCGATGGCGGCGGAGGAGGCGGAGGAGTCGCTGGGGTTGTTCACCGGAATCGGCCTCAGCGAGGCCAAGGCGCGCGAGACGCTACGCAACGGGTCACTCAGCGCGCTGCTGCGCCGGGCCGTGCTACAG GCTCGCAGTGCGCTGGGCCCGGCGCTGGACAAGGCCACCGGGACACTTCTGTACAACACGGCCGCCCGCCTCAAGGACCCAAAGCACCTCGGCTTCCTGGTCGACTACATCGCGCGCAGGGAGATCCTCACCGACCTGCAGCTCAACG ctgccctggAGTACGTGAGGAGCCATCCTTTGGAGCCCCTGGACGTGGCAGACTTTGAGCGGGCTTGCGGTGTGGGGGTCTGCGTCACCCCCGAGCAGATCGAGGAAGCA GTGGAGGCTGTGATCAGCAAGCACcgagcagagctgctggcagagcgCTACCACTTCAACATGGGGCTGCTGATGG GGGAGGCACGGAACCAGCTGCGGTGGGCAGACGGGAAGACCATCAAGAATGAGGTGGACCTGCAG GTGCTGCATTTGCTTGGACCAAAGACAGAAGCTGACCTGGAAAAGAAGCCAAAG GTGGCAAAGGCCCGTGTGGCcccagcagagaaacagaaggtGGCTGTGGTGGAGAATG GTGACATGGGTGCAGAGACACAGtcgctgctggagcagctgcggGGAGAAGCCCTGAAGTTCCACAAGCCAG gagagAACTACAAGACTGAGGGCTACGTGGTGACGCCCAACACTATGGCCCTGCTGAAGCAGCACTTGGCAATCACGGGTGGGCAG GTACGGACACGCTTCCCTCCTGAACCTAATGGGATCCTGCACATTGGCCATGCCAAGGCCATCAACTTCAACTTTGGCTATGCCAAG GCCAATGGTGGCGTGTGCTTCTTGCGTTATGATGACACCAACCCcgagaaggaggaggagaagtaCTTCACAGCCATCCGAGAGATGGTGGAGTGGCTGG GCTACCAGCCTTATGCAGTGACACACGCATCGGATTACTTTGACCAGCTCTACACCTGGGCCCTGGAGCTCATCCGCAG GGGTCAGGCATATGTCTGCCATCAGAAGGTTGAGGAGATCAAGGGCCACAATCCACCACCCTCACCGTGGCGGGACCGGCCTGTGGAGGAGTCACTCCTGCTCTTTGAG GACATGAGAAAGGGGAagtttggggagggggaagccaCGCTGAGGATGAAGCTGGTGATGGAAGATGGGAAGATGGATCCTGTTGCTTACCGCGTCAAGTTCACTCCACACCACCGCACTGGGGACAAGTG GTGCATCTACCCCACGTATGACTACACGCACTGCCTCTGCGACTCCATTGAGCACATCACGCACTCCCTCTGCACCAAGGAGTTCCAGGCCAG GCGCTCCTCCTACTTCTGGCTGTGCAACGCTCTGGATGTTTACTGCCCTGTGCAGTGGGAGTATGGGCGACTGAACCTGCTCTACACCGTCGTTTCCAAGAGAAAGATCATCCGTCTAGTGGAGACAGGTGCTGTGAG GGACTGGGATGACCCACGTCTCTTCACGCTGACAGCCCTGCGCCGGCGAGGCTTCCCCCCTGAGGCCATCAACAACTTTTGTGCGCGG GTTGGTGTGACAGTGGCCCAGGCAACAATGGAGCCACATCTGCTGGAGGCTTGTGCACGTGAGGTGCTGAATGAGCATGCCCCCCGTGCCATGGCTGTCCTGGAGCCCCTCAAGGTCACCATCACCAACTTCCCTGCTCCAAAG GCACTGGAGGTCCTTGTGCCCAACTTTCCAGCTGATGAGAGCCGTGGTTTTCACAAAGTGCCCTTCCACCAGACTGTCTACATTGAGGAGACAGACTTCAGGGAG GAGGCAGACAAGGGCTACAAGCGCCTGGCCCCTGGGCAGCCGGTGGGGCTGCGCCACACTGGCTACATCATCACCGTCCAGAATGTCATCAAG GACATCAGTGGACGTGTCATTGAGTTGGAGGTCACCTGCACCAAGGCAGATGTGGCAGAAAAGCCCAAAGCTTTCATCCACTGGGTGTCAGTGCCACTGGCCTGTGAAGTGCGGCTCTATGAGCGCCT GTTTTTGCACAAAAATCCTGAGGACCCATCAGAAGTACCTGGTGGCTTTCTGAGTGACCTCAACCCT GACTCCCTGCGTGTGGTGCACAATGCCCTGGTTGACAGCTCTGTCCACTCTGCTCGACCCTTTGACAAGTTCCAGTTTGAGCGCCTGGGCTACTTCTCTGTGGATCCTGACAGTGAGCAGGGGAAG ATGGTGTTCAACCGGACAGTGACGCTCAAGGAGGACCCCGGCAAGGCCTGA
- the SLC6A8 gene encoding sodium- and chloride-dependent creatine transporter 1 isoform X2, translated as MPPVPTDTAAPQPPDAPRRDAAAATAAAAAAPAGSGPGGAEGAEPPTAGEERTVTAPLVRPPGPPKEAVPERETWTRQMDFIMSCVGFAVGLGNVWRFPYLCYKNGGGVFLIPYLLIVFVGGIPIFFLEVALGQFMKQGGIAAWNIAPLFKGLGLASMVIVFFCNSYYIMILVWGLFYLVHSLTDTLPWATCGHSWNTEQCTELFNPDLCHNVSTNATASTWTSNFSCTDMANKRSPVIEFWENKVLRLSGGLSEPGEMNWQMILCLVTTWVVVYFCIWKGVKSTGKIVYFTALFPYVVLILLLVHGVTLPGALGGIIYYLKPDWSKLVEAQVWIDAGTQVFFSYAIGLGALTALGSYNRFHNNCYRDAYILAVINSFTSFFAGFVVFSVLGFMASEQGVDISKVAESGPGLAFIAYPKAVTLMPLSPLWATLFFIMLLVLGLDSQFVGVEGFITGILDLFPQPGAGSLRRELTAALCCIICCLIDLSMVTQGGMYVFQLFDNYSASGITLLWQAFWECVVIAWVYGADRFMDDVARMIGYRPLPVMKWCWAVVTPLVCVGIFVFHVVNYKPLTYNKTYVYPWWGEAIGWVLALSSMLCIPCTVIYKLLRCKGSLRERWQLLTTPIWGQHHLEYLTPEAEAKLLAPEPPKEKATLFETVI; from the exons ATGCCCCCCGTCCCCACCGACACGGCCGCCCCGCAGCCGCCCGACGCCCCGCGACGCGACGCCGCCGCCGCCACagccgcggccgccgctgcccccgcGGGCTCCG GCCCCGGCGGGGCGGAGGGCGCAGAGCCCCCCACGGCGGGCGAGGAGCGAACAGTGACGGCACCACTGGTGCGACCCCCCGGTCCCCCCAAAGAGGCCGTCCCCGAACGGGAGACATGGACCCGGCAGATGGATTTCATCATGTCCTGCGTGGGCTTCGCCGTGGGGCTGGGCAACGTCTGGCGCTTCCCCTACCTGTGCTACAAGAACGGCGGAG GCGTCTTCCTCATCCCCTACCTGCTCATCGTCTTCGTGGGCGGCATCCCCATCTTCTTCTTGGAGGTGGCCCTGGGACAGTTCATGAAACAGGGGGGCATCGCCGCCTGGAACATCGCCCCCCTCTTCAAGG GTTTAGGCCTGGCCTCTATGGTGATCGTCTTCTTCTGCAACTCCTACTACATCATGATCTTAGTCTGGGGGCTCTTTTACCTGGTGCATTCACTGAcggacaccctgccctgggccaccTGTGGCCACTCCTGGAACACGGAGCAGTGCACGGAGCTCTTCAACCCAGACCTGTGCCACAATGTCAGCACTAATGCCACTGCCAGCACTTGGACCTCCAACTTCAGCTGCACCGACATGGCCAATAAGCGCTCACCTGTCATTGAGTTTTGGGA GAACAAGGTGCTGCGTCTCTCTGGGGGCCTCAGCGAGCCAGGAGAGATGAACTGGCAGATGATCCTCTGCTTGGTTACCACCTGGGTCGTTGTCTACTTCTGCATCTGGAAGGGTGTCAAGTCAACTGGGAAG ATTGTCTACTTCACGGCACTCTTCCCGTATGTGgtcctcatcctgctgctggtcCACGGAGTAACACTGCCTGGCGCACTGGGTGGCATCATCTACTACCTGAAACCTGACTGGTCCAAGCTGGTTGAGGCACAG GTCTGGATTGATGCTGGCACCCAGGTTTTCTTCTCCTACGCCATCGGGCTGGGCGCCCTGACAGCACTGGGCAGCTACAACCGCTTCCATAACAACTGCTACAG GGATGCCTACATCCTGGCCGTGATCAACAGCTTCACCAGCTTCTTTGCCGGCTTCGTTGTCTTCTCCGTGCTTGGCTTCATGGCCTCTGAGCAGGGTGTGGACATCTCCAAGGTGGCCGAGTCTG GTCCTGGGCTGGCTTTCATCGCCTACCCCAAAGCTGTGACGCTGATGCCCTTGTCCCCCCTGTGGGCCACGCTCTTTTTCATCATGCTCCTCGTGCTGGGGCTGGACAGCCAG TTTGTCGGTGTCGAGGGTTTCATCACGGGCATCCTGGACCTGTTCCCCCAGCCGGGGGCTGGCTCGCTGCGCCGTGAGCTCACCgctgctctctgctgcattATCTGCTGCCTCATTGACCTCTCCATGGTCACACAG GGCGGCATGTACGTATTCCAGCTCTTTGACAACTACTCGGCCAGTGGGATCACGCTGCTGTGGCAGGCTTTCTGGGAGTGCGTGGTCATTGCCTGGGTCTATG gtgCCGACCGCTTCATGGACGACGTGGCCCGTATGATCGGCTACCGGCCCCTGCCGGTCATGAagtggtgctgggctgtggtgaCACCGCTGGTCTGCGTG GGCATCTTTGTGTTCCACGTGGTGAACTACAAGCCACTGACATACAACAAGACATACGTGTACCCGTGGTGGGGGGAAGCCATCGGCTGGGTCCTGGCACTCTCCTCCATGCTCTGCATCCCCTGCACTGTTATCTACAAGCTCCTGCGCTGCAAAGGCTCTTTGCGCGAG CGCTGGCAGCTCCTGACCACTCCAATCTGGGGCCAACACCACCTGGAGTACCTGACGCCAGAGGCAGAAGCCAAGCTGCtggccccagagccccccaagGAGAAGGCGACGCTCTTCGAGACTGTGATCTGA
- the LOC136365889 gene encoding epidermal differentiation-specific protein-like, whose product MNRIAVYERTNFEGLSREFTCDVPDLHELDFGNCIASLKVEGQPWIAYTDPKYEGEPHAFEEGEYPSVDQPNSFSALRLVHHDLGDPQITLYEHPNFQGACKVVTEETNLAYGYFNDRVASHVVQRGVWLLYQNPGRGGWHCLAWPGEHLADYKQELNFQSRLSHLRPLRPGRPLVSARLLWEQKRVEEEREVLVDEIEGVNETESEQALAASSSREYGTTLWQSFHFSNATSLKAGLSFTLTVEASNIFTVQKGRSETSTRRQRVEVQLPAKIPPRTALSIQVLRKEVTLSVPVLLTITQNENIRTEMGEYRSVSGTNVSARYSLKPLPATGREQAASKGTDTVPGTRMEL is encoded by the coding sequence ATGAACCGGATCGCAGTGTACGAGCGTACCAACTTTGAGGGCTTGAGCCGAGAGTTCACCTGCGATGTGCCTGACCTGCACGAGCTTGACTTTGGGAACTGCATCGCCTCGCTGAAGGTGGAGGGGCAGCCATGGATTGCCTACACGGACCCCAAATATGAGGGGGAGCCGCACGCCTTTGAGGAGGGCGAGTACCCTTCTGTGGATCAGCCCAACAGCTTCTCAGCACTGCGCCTCGTGCACCACGACCTGGGGGACCCCCAGATCACCCTCTATGAGCACCCCAACTTCCAAGGCGCCTGCAAGGTGGTGACAGAGGAGACCAACTTGGCGTATGGGTACTTCAATGACCGGGTGGCCTCCCATGTGGTGCAGCGAGGCGTCTGGCTGCTCTATCAGAATCCCGGCCGGGGCggctggcactgcctggcaTGGCCCGGTGAGCATCTTGCTGACTACAAACAGGAGCTGAACTTTCAGTCTCGGCTGTCCCACCTGCGCCCGCTACGGCCCGGGCGGCCCCTGGTCTCAGCACGTCTCCTTTGGGAACAGAAGCGGGTGGAGGAGGAGCGGGAGGTTCTGGTGGATGAGATTGAGGGGGTGAATGAGACAGAGTCGGAGCAGGCGCTGGCGGCCAGCAGCAGCCGGGAGTACGGCACCACACTCTGGCAGAGCTTCCACTTCAGCAATGCCACCAGCCTCAAAGCTGGGCTCTCCTTCACGCTGACCGTGGAAGCCTCCAACATCTTTACGGTGCAGAAAGGGCGCAGCGAAACCAGCACTCGGCGGCAGCGCGTGGAGGTGCAGCTGCCGGCGAAGATCCCCCCGCGCACAGCGCTCAGCATCCAAGTCCTTCGGAAGGAAGTGACACTTTCTGTCCCGGTCCTGCTCACCATCACTCAGAACGAGAACATTCGTACGGAGATGGGCGAGTACCGCAGCGTCTCAGGTACCAATGTCAGTGCCCGCTATAGCTTAAAGCCTCTGCCGGCTacaggcagggagcaggcagccagcaAGGGGACAGACACAGTGCCTGGCACTAGGATGGAACTATAA
- the SLC6A8 gene encoding sodium- and chloride-dependent creatine transporter 1 isoform X3: MPPVPTDTAAPQPPDAPRRDAAAATAAAAAAPAGSEAVPERETWTRQMDFIMSCVGFAVGLGNVWRFPYLCYKNGGGVFLIPYLLIVFVGGIPIFFLEVALGQFMKQGGIAAWNIAPLFKGLGLASMVIVFFCNSYYIMILVWGLFYLVHSLTDTLPWATCGHSWNTEQCTELFNPDLCHNVSTNATASTWTSNFSCTDMANKRSPVIEFWENKVLRLSGGLSEPGEMNWQMILCLVTTWVVVYFCIWKGVKSTGKIVYFTALFPYVVLILLLVHGVTLPGALGGIIYYLKPDWSKLVEAQVWIDAGTQVFFSYAIGLGALTALGSYNRFHNNCYRDAYILAVINSFTSFFAGFVVFSVLGFMASEQGVDISKVAESGPGLAFIAYPKAVTLMPLSPLWATLFFIMLLVLGLDSQFVGVEGFITGILDLFPQPGAGSLRRELTAALCCIICCLIDLSMVTQGGMYVFQLFDNYSASGITLLWQAFWECVVIAWVYGADRFMDDVARMIGYRPLPVMKWCWAVVTPLVCVGIFVFHVVNYKPLTYNKTYVYPWWGEAIGWVLALSSMLCIPCTVIYKLLRCKGSLRERWQLLTTPIWGQHHLEYLTPEAEAKLLAPEPPKEKATLFETVI; this comes from the exons ATGCCCCCCGTCCCCACCGACACGGCCGCCCCGCAGCCGCCCGACGCCCCGCGACGCGACGCCGCCGCCGCCACagccgcggccgccgctgcccccgcGGGCTCCG AGGCCGTCCCCGAACGGGAGACATGGACCCGGCAGATGGATTTCATCATGTCCTGCGTGGGCTTCGCCGTGGGGCTGGGCAACGTCTGGCGCTTCCCCTACCTGTGCTACAAGAACGGCGGAG GCGTCTTCCTCATCCCCTACCTGCTCATCGTCTTCGTGGGCGGCATCCCCATCTTCTTCTTGGAGGTGGCCCTGGGACAGTTCATGAAACAGGGGGGCATCGCCGCCTGGAACATCGCCCCCCTCTTCAAGG GTTTAGGCCTGGCCTCTATGGTGATCGTCTTCTTCTGCAACTCCTACTACATCATGATCTTAGTCTGGGGGCTCTTTTACCTGGTGCATTCACTGAcggacaccctgccctgggccaccTGTGGCCACTCCTGGAACACGGAGCAGTGCACGGAGCTCTTCAACCCAGACCTGTGCCACAATGTCAGCACTAATGCCACTGCCAGCACTTGGACCTCCAACTTCAGCTGCACCGACATGGCCAATAAGCGCTCACCTGTCATTGAGTTTTGGGA GAACAAGGTGCTGCGTCTCTCTGGGGGCCTCAGCGAGCCAGGAGAGATGAACTGGCAGATGATCCTCTGCTTGGTTACCACCTGGGTCGTTGTCTACTTCTGCATCTGGAAGGGTGTCAAGTCAACTGGGAAG ATTGTCTACTTCACGGCACTCTTCCCGTATGTGgtcctcatcctgctgctggtcCACGGAGTAACACTGCCTGGCGCACTGGGTGGCATCATCTACTACCTGAAACCTGACTGGTCCAAGCTGGTTGAGGCACAG GTCTGGATTGATGCTGGCACCCAGGTTTTCTTCTCCTACGCCATCGGGCTGGGCGCCCTGACAGCACTGGGCAGCTACAACCGCTTCCATAACAACTGCTACAG GGATGCCTACATCCTGGCCGTGATCAACAGCTTCACCAGCTTCTTTGCCGGCTTCGTTGTCTTCTCCGTGCTTGGCTTCATGGCCTCTGAGCAGGGTGTGGACATCTCCAAGGTGGCCGAGTCTG GTCCTGGGCTGGCTTTCATCGCCTACCCCAAAGCTGTGACGCTGATGCCCTTGTCCCCCCTGTGGGCCACGCTCTTTTTCATCATGCTCCTCGTGCTGGGGCTGGACAGCCAG TTTGTCGGTGTCGAGGGTTTCATCACGGGCATCCTGGACCTGTTCCCCCAGCCGGGGGCTGGCTCGCTGCGCCGTGAGCTCACCgctgctctctgctgcattATCTGCTGCCTCATTGACCTCTCCATGGTCACACAG GGCGGCATGTACGTATTCCAGCTCTTTGACAACTACTCGGCCAGTGGGATCACGCTGCTGTGGCAGGCTTTCTGGGAGTGCGTGGTCATTGCCTGGGTCTATG gtgCCGACCGCTTCATGGACGACGTGGCCCGTATGATCGGCTACCGGCCCCTGCCGGTCATGAagtggtgctgggctgtggtgaCACCGCTGGTCTGCGTG GGCATCTTTGTGTTCCACGTGGTGAACTACAAGCCACTGACATACAACAAGACATACGTGTACCCGTGGTGGGGGGAAGCCATCGGCTGGGTCCTGGCACTCTCCTCCATGCTCTGCATCCCCTGCACTGTTATCTACAAGCTCCTGCGCTGCAAAGGCTCTTTGCGCGAG CGCTGGCAGCTCCTGACCACTCCAATCTGGGGCCAACACCACCTGGAGTACCTGACGCCAGAGGCAGAAGCCAAGCTGCtggccccagagccccccaagGAGAAGGCGACGCTCTTCGAGACTGTGATCTGA
- the SLC6A8 gene encoding sodium- and chloride-dependent creatine transporter 1 isoform X1, whose translation MPPVPTDTAAPQPPDAPRRDAAAATAAAAAAPAGSEGPGGAEGAEPPTAGEERTVTAPLVRPPGPPKEAVPERETWTRQMDFIMSCVGFAVGLGNVWRFPYLCYKNGGGVFLIPYLLIVFVGGIPIFFLEVALGQFMKQGGIAAWNIAPLFKGLGLASMVIVFFCNSYYIMILVWGLFYLVHSLTDTLPWATCGHSWNTEQCTELFNPDLCHNVSTNATASTWTSNFSCTDMANKRSPVIEFWENKVLRLSGGLSEPGEMNWQMILCLVTTWVVVYFCIWKGVKSTGKIVYFTALFPYVVLILLLVHGVTLPGALGGIIYYLKPDWSKLVEAQVWIDAGTQVFFSYAIGLGALTALGSYNRFHNNCYRDAYILAVINSFTSFFAGFVVFSVLGFMASEQGVDISKVAESGPGLAFIAYPKAVTLMPLSPLWATLFFIMLLVLGLDSQFVGVEGFITGILDLFPQPGAGSLRRELTAALCCIICCLIDLSMVTQGGMYVFQLFDNYSASGITLLWQAFWECVVIAWVYGADRFMDDVARMIGYRPLPVMKWCWAVVTPLVCVGIFVFHVVNYKPLTYNKTYVYPWWGEAIGWVLALSSMLCIPCTVIYKLLRCKGSLRERWQLLTTPIWGQHHLEYLTPEAEAKLLAPEPPKEKATLFETVI comes from the exons ATGCCCCCCGTCCCCACCGACACGGCCGCCCCGCAGCCGCCCGACGCCCCGCGACGCGACGCCGCCGCCGCCACagccgcggccgccgctgcccccgcGGGCTCCG AAGGCCCCGGCGGGGCGGAGGGCGCAGAGCCCCCCACGGCGGGCGAGGAGCGAACAGTGACGGCACCACTGGTGCGACCCCCCGGTCCCCCCAAAGAGGCCGTCCCCGAACGGGAGACATGGACCCGGCAGATGGATTTCATCATGTCCTGCGTGGGCTTCGCCGTGGGGCTGGGCAACGTCTGGCGCTTCCCCTACCTGTGCTACAAGAACGGCGGAG GCGTCTTCCTCATCCCCTACCTGCTCATCGTCTTCGTGGGCGGCATCCCCATCTTCTTCTTGGAGGTGGCCCTGGGACAGTTCATGAAACAGGGGGGCATCGCCGCCTGGAACATCGCCCCCCTCTTCAAGG GTTTAGGCCTGGCCTCTATGGTGATCGTCTTCTTCTGCAACTCCTACTACATCATGATCTTAGTCTGGGGGCTCTTTTACCTGGTGCATTCACTGAcggacaccctgccctgggccaccTGTGGCCACTCCTGGAACACGGAGCAGTGCACGGAGCTCTTCAACCCAGACCTGTGCCACAATGTCAGCACTAATGCCACTGCCAGCACTTGGACCTCCAACTTCAGCTGCACCGACATGGCCAATAAGCGCTCACCTGTCATTGAGTTTTGGGA GAACAAGGTGCTGCGTCTCTCTGGGGGCCTCAGCGAGCCAGGAGAGATGAACTGGCAGATGATCCTCTGCTTGGTTACCACCTGGGTCGTTGTCTACTTCTGCATCTGGAAGGGTGTCAAGTCAACTGGGAAG ATTGTCTACTTCACGGCACTCTTCCCGTATGTGgtcctcatcctgctgctggtcCACGGAGTAACACTGCCTGGCGCACTGGGTGGCATCATCTACTACCTGAAACCTGACTGGTCCAAGCTGGTTGAGGCACAG GTCTGGATTGATGCTGGCACCCAGGTTTTCTTCTCCTACGCCATCGGGCTGGGCGCCCTGACAGCACTGGGCAGCTACAACCGCTTCCATAACAACTGCTACAG GGATGCCTACATCCTGGCCGTGATCAACAGCTTCACCAGCTTCTTTGCCGGCTTCGTTGTCTTCTCCGTGCTTGGCTTCATGGCCTCTGAGCAGGGTGTGGACATCTCCAAGGTGGCCGAGTCTG GTCCTGGGCTGGCTTTCATCGCCTACCCCAAAGCTGTGACGCTGATGCCCTTGTCCCCCCTGTGGGCCACGCTCTTTTTCATCATGCTCCTCGTGCTGGGGCTGGACAGCCAG TTTGTCGGTGTCGAGGGTTTCATCACGGGCATCCTGGACCTGTTCCCCCAGCCGGGGGCTGGCTCGCTGCGCCGTGAGCTCACCgctgctctctgctgcattATCTGCTGCCTCATTGACCTCTCCATGGTCACACAG GGCGGCATGTACGTATTCCAGCTCTTTGACAACTACTCGGCCAGTGGGATCACGCTGCTGTGGCAGGCTTTCTGGGAGTGCGTGGTCATTGCCTGGGTCTATG gtgCCGACCGCTTCATGGACGACGTGGCCCGTATGATCGGCTACCGGCCCCTGCCGGTCATGAagtggtgctgggctgtggtgaCACCGCTGGTCTGCGTG GGCATCTTTGTGTTCCACGTGGTGAACTACAAGCCACTGACATACAACAAGACATACGTGTACCCGTGGTGGGGGGAAGCCATCGGCTGGGTCCTGGCACTCTCCTCCATGCTCTGCATCCCCTGCACTGTTATCTACAAGCTCCTGCGCTGCAAAGGCTCTTTGCGCGAG CGCTGGCAGCTCCTGACCACTCCAATCTGGGGCCAACACCACCTGGAGTACCTGACGCCAGAGGCAGAAGCCAAGCTGCtggccccagagccccccaagGAGAAGGCGACGCTCTTCGAGACTGTGATCTGA